Proteins encoded together in one Orbaceae bacterium lpD01 window:
- the atpA gene encoding F0F1 ATP synthase subunit alpha: protein MMQLNSTEISELIKERIAQFKVVSEAHNEGTIISVSDGILRIHGLTDVMQGEMIALPGNRFAIALNLERDSVGAVVMGPYADLSEGEKVKCTGRVLEVPVGRGLLGRVVNTLGAPIDGKGAIVNDGFSPVEVVAPGVIERQSVDQPVQTGYKAVDSMIPIGRGQRELIIGDRQTGKTALAIDAIINQRDSGIKCIYVAIGQKASTIANVVRKLEEHSALENTIVVVASASESAALQYLAPYAGCAMGEYFRDRGEDALIIYDDLSKQAVAYRQISLLLRRPPGREAYPGDVFYLHSRLLERAARVNVEYVEAFTKGEVKGKTGSLTALPIIETQAGDVSAFVPTNVISITDGQIFLESNLFNSGIRPAVNPGISVSRVGGAAQTKIMKKLSGGIRTALAQYRELAAFSQFASDLDEATRKQLSHGEKVTELLKQKQYLPMSVSDQSLVLYAVERGYLEDIDLTKVLPFEAALIEYAHREHAEFLKQINEKGDYNDQIENQLKAILDTFKATQSW, encoded by the coding sequence ATAATGCAGCTAAATTCAACTGAAATAAGTGAACTAATTAAAGAGCGTATTGCTCAGTTCAAGGTTGTGAGTGAGGCTCACAACGAAGGTACAATTATTTCCGTCAGTGATGGAATTCTACGTATTCATGGCTTAACGGATGTAATGCAAGGCGAAATGATTGCGTTACCAGGAAATCGCTTTGCCATCGCTTTAAACTTAGAGCGTGACTCTGTCGGTGCGGTTGTAATGGGGCCGTATGCTGATTTGTCTGAAGGCGAAAAAGTAAAATGTACGGGTCGCGTCCTTGAAGTCCCTGTTGGACGCGGTCTATTGGGTCGTGTTGTCAATACACTTGGCGCGCCAATTGATGGTAAAGGCGCGATCGTTAACGATGGCTTCTCTCCGGTTGAGGTTGTTGCGCCGGGCGTTATTGAACGTCAATCGGTTGATCAACCAGTGCAAACGGGGTATAAAGCGGTTGACTCAATGATTCCAATCGGCCGTGGTCAGCGTGAGCTTATCATCGGTGACCGTCAAACCGGTAAAACAGCGCTGGCAATTGATGCGATTATTAATCAGCGTGATTCAGGGATTAAATGTATTTATGTGGCGATTGGTCAGAAAGCCTCAACGATTGCTAACGTTGTACGTAAATTAGAAGAGCACAGTGCGTTAGAAAATACTATTGTGGTGGTGGCTTCTGCATCCGAATCAGCAGCATTGCAATATTTAGCGCCATATGCGGGTTGTGCGATGGGCGAATATTTCCGTGATCGTGGTGAAGATGCATTAATCATTTATGATGATCTTTCTAAACAAGCGGTTGCTTACCGTCAAATTTCACTGTTACTTCGTCGTCCACCTGGACGTGAAGCTTATCCGGGTGATGTGTTCTATCTACATTCTCGTTTATTAGAGCGTGCTGCACGTGTCAATGTTGAATATGTCGAAGCCTTTACTAAAGGTGAAGTAAAAGGTAAAACCGGTTCATTAACGGCATTACCGATTATTGAAACGCAAGCCGGTGACGTCTCTGCATTCGTACCAACTAACGTTATCTCGATTACCGATGGACAGATTTTCCTTGAGTCTAATTTATTTAACTCAGGTATCAGACCTGCAGTAAACCCAGGTATCTCTGTTTCTCGTGTTGGTGGTGCGGCACAAACCAAGATTATGAAAAAATTGTCTGGTGGTATTCGTACAGCTTTAGCACAATATCGTGAATTAGCGGCGTTCTCTCAGTTTGCATCAGATCTTGATGAAGCAACGCGTAAACAGCTATCTCACGGTGAGAAAGTGACGGAATTATTAAAACAGAAACAATATTTACCGATGTCTGTTTCAGATCAATCTTTGGTTTTATACGCAGTAGAACGCGGTTATTTAGAAGATATTGACCTGACTAAAGTACTCCCTTTTGAAGCTGCGTTAATTGAGTATGCACATCGTGAACATGCTGAGTTTTTAAAGCAGATCAATGAGAAAGGCGATTATAACGATCAGATTGAAAATCAGCTGAAAGCGATTTTAGATACTTTCAAAGCGACTCAATCATGGTAG
- the atpH gene encoding F0F1 ATP synthase subunit delta, whose product MSEFVTVARPYAKAAFDFAIEQNDIERWQQMLTFAAQVSRNQDVSNLLTADMKSEAIAQLFISVCGDVLDQYGQNFIKIMAENGRLGILPQVLELFVGFCAQKEAIADVVVVSATELTEAQKEKIAAAVEQRLSRKVKLKCTIDKSIISGFIVRAGDMVIDSSIKGRLERLTDVLQS is encoded by the coding sequence ATGTCTGAATTCGTTACCGTTGCACGGCCCTATGCTAAGGCTGCGTTCGATTTTGCTATAGAACAAAATGATATTGAGCGTTGGCAGCAGATGTTAACGTTCGCCGCGCAAGTGAGTCGTAATCAAGACGTGTCTAATTTACTGACCGCTGACATGAAATCTGAAGCTATCGCTCAACTTTTCATTTCGGTTTGTGGCGATGTCCTGGATCAGTATGGTCAAAATTTTATTAAGATTATGGCTGAAAATGGACGTTTAGGTATACTTCCGCAAGTACTTGAGCTGTTTGTCGGTTTTTGTGCACAAAAAGAGGCTATTGCTGACGTTGTGGTTGTATCGGCGACTGAATTAACCGAAGCACAAAAAGAGAAAATAGCCGCAGCAGTCGAACAACGTTTATCACGAAAAGTGAAACTTAAGTGTACAATTGATAAATCGATTATTTCTGGTTTTATCGTTCGTGCGGGTGATATGGTTATTGATAGTAGTATCAAGGGGCGTTTAGAGCGATTAACTGACGTCTTACAGTCTTAA
- the atpG gene encoding F0F1 ATP synthase subunit gamma, with the protein MANAKEIRSKIASVQSTQKITKAMEMVATSKMRKTQDRMSASRPYAETIRQVIGHLALAHLDFKHPYLEERDVKRVGYLVISTDRGLCGGLNINLFKAIIADMKRWKDQNVDAELAVIGSRGVSFFNSIGGNVVTQVTGMGDHPTVSDLIGPVKTMLKAYDQGKIDRLFIVNNKFINTMSQEPQIQQLIPLPPAEDEELKTKSWDYIYEPDAKALLDIMLRRYIESQVYQAVVENLASEQAARMVAMKAATDNGANLIKDLQIVYNKARQGAITNELIDIVAGASAVSG; encoded by the coding sequence ATGGCTAATGCTAAAGAGATACGAAGCAAGATTGCCAGTGTACAAAGTACACAGAAAATCACCAAAGCAATGGAGATGGTCGCGACTTCTAAAATGCGTAAAACGCAAGATAGAATGAGCGCAAGTCGTCCGTATGCTGAGACAATTCGTCAGGTGATCGGACATCTTGCATTAGCTCACCTTGATTTTAAGCATCCGTATCTTGAAGAGCGTGATGTGAAGAGAGTGGGCTATTTAGTTATCTCCACTGACCGTGGCTTATGTGGCGGTTTAAATATTAATTTATTTAAAGCTATAATTGCTGATATGAAACGCTGGAAAGATCAGAATGTTGATGCTGAACTCGCTGTAATTGGTTCCAGAGGCGTCTCTTTCTTCAATTCTATTGGCGGTAATGTGGTAACGCAAGTTACTGGTATGGGTGACCATCCAACCGTCTCTGATTTGATCGGTCCTGTGAAGACAATGTTGAAAGCTTATGACCAAGGGAAGATTGATCGTCTTTTCATTGTGAACAATAAGTTTATCAATACCATGTCTCAAGAGCCGCAAATTCAGCAATTAATACCACTACCTCCGGCAGAGGATGAGGAACTAAAAACGAAGTCTTGGGATTATATCTACGAGCCTGATGCAAAAGCATTATTGGATATTATGTTGCGTCGTTATATTGAATCACAAGTTTATCAAGCTGTGGTTGAAAATTTAGCGAGTGAGCAAGCTGCGCGTATGGTTGCCATGAAAGCGGCAACCGACAATGGTGCAAATCTGATTAAGGATTTACAGATTGTCTATAATAAAGCGCGTCAGGGAGCGATTACTAATGAGCTTATTGACATTGTCGCGGGTGCTTCGGCAGTTTCGGGTTAA
- the atpD gene encoding F0F1 ATP synthase subunit beta, with amino-acid sequence MATGKIIQIIGAVVDVEFPQDSVPKVYDAVEVETGANKLVLEVQQQLGGGVVRCIAMGTTDGLKRNLNVTNTGHAIEVPVGTATLGRIMDVLGNPVDNAGPIGEEERWGIHREAPNYEDLSSSTELLETGIKVIDLICPFAKGGKVGLFGGAGVGKTVNMMELIRNIAIEHSGYSVFTGVGERTREGNDFYHEMKDSNVLDKVSLVYGQMNEPPGNRLRVALTGLTMAEKFRDEGRDVLLFIDNIYRYTLAGTEVSALLGRMPSAVGYQPTLAEEMGVLQERITSTKTGSITSIQAVYVPADDLTDPSPATTFAHLDATVVLSRQIASLGIYPAVDPLDSTSRQLDPLVVGQEHYDCARGVQSILQRYQELKDIIAILGMDELSEDDKLVVARARKIQRFLSQPFFVAEVFTGSPGKYVSLKDTISGFNGIMNGDYDHLPEQAFYMVGSIDEVIEKAKSI; translated from the coding sequence ATGGCTACTGGAAAAATTATCCAGATTATCGGCGCAGTGGTCGATGTCGAGTTCCCTCAGGATTCTGTTCCTAAAGTATATGATGCTGTAGAAGTAGAAACCGGTGCCAACAAATTAGTATTAGAAGTGCAGCAGCAACTTGGTGGTGGTGTTGTGCGTTGTATCGCAATGGGTACAACCGATGGCTTAAAACGCAATCTGAACGTGACCAATACCGGACACGCGATTGAAGTGCCGGTGGGTACTGCAACGCTAGGTCGTATTATGGACGTCTTAGGCAATCCGGTAGATAACGCAGGTCCGATCGGCGAAGAAGAGCGTTGGGGCATTCACCGTGAAGCACCAAATTATGAAGACTTATCGAGTTCAACTGAATTGCTTGAAACGGGTATCAAAGTCATTGATTTGATCTGTCCATTTGCCAAAGGGGGTAAGGTCGGTCTCTTTGGTGGTGCCGGTGTAGGTAAAACCGTTAACATGATGGAACTTATCCGTAATATTGCGATCGAGCACTCTGGTTATTCAGTATTTACTGGTGTAGGTGAACGTACGCGTGAAGGTAATGACTTCTATCATGAAATGAAAGACTCGAACGTTCTCGATAAAGTATCGTTGGTTTATGGCCAAATGAATGAGCCACCAGGAAACCGTTTACGCGTTGCATTAACAGGATTAACAATGGCTGAGAAGTTCCGTGATGAAGGTCGTGATGTATTATTGTTCATCGATAATATTTATCGTTATACCTTAGCCGGTACCGAAGTTTCAGCGCTGTTAGGTCGTATGCCATCTGCGGTAGGTTATCAACCGACATTGGCTGAAGAGATGGGCGTGCTTCAAGAACGAATTACTTCAACTAAAACAGGTTCGATCACCTCTATTCAGGCAGTTTATGTTCCTGCGGATGACTTGACCGATCCATCGCCAGCAACGACGTTTGCTCACTTAGATGCAACCGTTGTTTTGAGCCGTCAAATTGCCTCTTTAGGGATCTATCCAGCGGTTGATCCTCTCGATTCAACTAGCCGTCAGCTAGATCCATTAGTGGTTGGTCAGGAGCATTATGATTGTGCGCGTGGTGTTCAATCAATTCTTCAACGTTATCAAGAACTCAAAGATATTATTGCGATCTTAGGTATGGATGAGCTGTCTGAAGATGATAAGTTAGTTGTTGCGCGTGCGCGTAAGATTCAACGTTTCCTATCACAACCATTCTTTGTGGCAGAAGTCTTTACTGGTAGTCCA